From a region of the Paenibacillus sp. FSL R10-2734 genome:
- a CDS encoding arabinogalactan endo-1,4-beta-galactosidase, with translation MMISTFINGMDISFLDEIEQGGGKFHCSSVQAAEEGEDLIHLLKDSGVNAIRLRIWNDPPGGFCNLERTLFMAKRIKEAGLNFLLDFHYSDKWADPANQWKPKAWVALDLSGLTSAVYEYTREVLGALQSQGTLPDMVQIGNEITPGMLWGEGKVDGECDTPEQWEQFTTLVKAGIAGAKSVDADLSIMIHIDRGADHPASREFYDRFLEHGVHFDVIGLSFYSWWHGTLDDLQHNLNELALRYNKDIVVVETAYPWTLNAPEGFSIIVNEEAQLHKGYPATVEGQAKYMKDFINVIENTPNGKGIGFYYWEPAWIPSQKEWSVGHENGWSNLAMFDFEGKKLDSLHF, from the coding sequence ATGATGATCAGCACATTTATCAATGGAATGGACATCTCGTTTCTGGATGAAATTGAACAGGGTGGAGGCAAGTTTCATTGTAGCTCTGTTCAGGCAGCTGAGGAGGGTGAGGATCTGATTCATCTCCTTAAGGACAGTGGAGTAAATGCCATACGACTGCGAATTTGGAATGACCCTCCAGGTGGCTTCTGCAATTTAGAACGTACGCTGTTTATGGCAAAGCGAATTAAGGAAGCAGGCCTTAACTTTCTACTAGATTTTCATTATTCAGATAAATGGGCCGATCCAGCTAACCAATGGAAGCCAAAAGCTTGGGTGGCACTTGATTTAAGTGGTTTGACATCTGCCGTGTATGAATATACTCGCGAGGTTCTTGGGGCTTTACAGTCCCAAGGCACGCTGCCTGATATGGTGCAGATCGGAAATGAGATTACGCCGGGCATGTTATGGGGTGAAGGCAAGGTGGATGGAGAGTGTGATACTCCGGAACAATGGGAGCAGTTCACTACGCTAGTTAAAGCAGGTATAGCGGGTGCGAAATCCGTCGATGCTGACTTGTCCATCATGATCCATATTGACCGCGGGGCGGATCATCCGGCAAGTCGTGAATTTTATGATCGGTTCTTAGAACATGGTGTCCATTTTGATGTGATCGGATTATCTTTCTATTCTTGGTGGCATGGTACTTTGGACGACTTGCAGCATAACCTGAACGAATTAGCGCTGCGTTATAACAAGGATATCGTTGTGGTGGAAACAGCCTATCCATGGACGCTGAATGCACCTGAAGGCTTTTCCATAATTGTTAATGAGGAAGCCCAGCTGCATAAAGGTTATCCCGCCACAGTAGAGGGTCAGGCTAAGTATATGAAGGATTTTATAAACGTAATTGAGAATACACCTAACGGAAAGGGCATCGGCTTTTATTACTGGGAACCTGCTTGGATTCCTTCGCAAAAGGAATGGTCTGTTGGCCATGAGAATGGTTGGTCCAATTTAGCCATGTTTGATTTTGAAGGTAAGAAACTGGATTCGCTCCATTTTTAA
- a CDS encoding glycosyl hydrolase 53 family protein: protein MRPSAAKAFLTDIISKTKSVSGGKGLGVFYWEPESYGTWYAYTKGAFDSSGKPTLALDAFLN, encoded by the coding sequence ATGAGACCTTCAGCAGCTAAAGCCTTTCTTACGGATATTATTAGCAAAACTAAATCGGTAAGCGGCGGCAAAGGGCTTGGCGTGTTCTATTGGGAGCCGGAGAGTTACGGGACATGGTACGCTTACACGAAGGGCGCCTTTGATTCTTCTGGAAAACCAACGTTAGCATTGGATGCCTTTTTGAATTAA
- a CDS encoding alpha/beta hydrolase, with the protein MKTKRTFRFTRMIRNIVLGLTTIMLIVVLVNQVLSRYEHKKYPAWGQYVEVDGKKMHVYTKGTEGSAIVLLSGLGTISPVLDFEPLINELANHHKVVVVEPFGYGWSDMTDKERTVENIVGELRSVLQKAKIDGPYILMPHSISGIYSMYYANKYPDEIKAIVGIDITLPQAVDYFKEPVPTMPKYMSLVVPSGLARLASYISPGIVLPQADEGTYTLENLKMTQIITAWKAYNKNVVNEAREIKNNIAATKDMVFPPSLPVMIFTPPSDKVNADGKSNLTFYEDQLRKLDQHQLIIIKGHHYLHWTQYKQISADVNMFLNNSAALE; encoded by the coding sequence ATGAAGACGAAGAGAACGTTTAGATTTACAAGGATGATTCGAAACATTGTGCTGGGTTTAACCACAATTATGCTAATAGTTGTGTTAGTGAATCAAGTACTTTCAAGGTACGAACACAAGAAATACCCTGCATGGGGTCAATATGTTGAAGTAGATGGAAAGAAAATGCATGTGTATACAAAGGGGACGGAGGGTAGCGCCATTGTTTTGTTAAGCGGACTGGGAACGATTTCACCTGTATTGGACTTCGAACCCTTAATTAACGAGTTGGCCAACCATCACAAAGTAGTCGTTGTAGAACCTTTTGGATATGGTTGGAGTGATATGACCGATAAAGAACGAACGGTGGAGAACATCGTAGGGGAACTTAGGAGCGTGTTGCAAAAAGCAAAGATAGATGGTCCCTATATCCTAATGCCTCATTCTATTTCCGGAATTTATAGTATGTATTACGCCAATAAATATCCCGACGAAATCAAAGCTATCGTTGGAATCGATATCACCTTACCGCAAGCCGTGGACTATTTTAAGGAACCCGTTCCCACTATGCCCAAATATATGAGCTTGGTCGTGCCGAGCGGGTTGGCAAGACTTGCATCCTATATCAGTCCGGGCATTGTTTTACCACAGGCCGATGAAGGTACTTATACTCTTGAAAATCTAAAGATGACCCAAATCATTACCGCATGGAAAGCCTATAATAAGAATGTAGTGAATGAAGCAAGGGAAATAAAGAACAATATTGCTGCTACAAAGGATATGGTCTTTCCGCCAAGTCTGCCTGTAATGATCTTTACGCCCCCAAGTGATAAAGTGAATGCCGATGGGAAATCTAATTTAACCTTCTATGAGGATCAGCTCCGTAAGCTGGATCAGCATCAGCTCATCATCATAAAAGGGCATCATTATCTGCATTGGACCCAATATAAGCAAATATCTGCTGACGTGAACATGTTCTTAAACAACTCTGCTGCATTGGAGTGA
- a CDS encoding lasso peptide biosynthesis protein, producing the protein MHKTFFLLNDDFKKNPSPGVCHLLSSIMYVMLNEQGIESELCIGEVQRPDEPYFDHSWIKIDGKAFDLSIQQS; encoded by the coding sequence ATCCATAAGACGTTTTTCCTGCTGAATGACGACTTTAAGAAGAACCCAAGTCCAGGCGTTTGTCATCTACTATCTTCCATCATGTATGTGATGCTTAACGAACAAGGCATTGAGTCGGAGCTTTGCATCGGAGAAGTTCAGCGACCGGATGAACCGTATTTCGATCATTCCTGGATCAAGATTGATGGAAAGGCATTTGACCTTTCAATCCAGCAGTCGTAA
- a CDS encoding stage V sporulation protein AA, with product MKQHSAPAIYIQLKNRVSVPKGKNITLGDIAFLIAEPELKESLESILLKEPEQSDGNLILIDLLMVIPLIHELLPDAVIEPIGEGRTIVQIEGPMERRKPSVAMFVLVWLLLFFGSALTIMNFHADVNMLEVQIRIVEMITGHRDEHPIVFQIAYSVGIGFGMVIFFNHLFKKKWNEEPTPLEVEMYLYQKNIDHYVVNEEYSKMRRRGEKQPENMED from the coding sequence ATGAAACAACATTCTGCTCCCGCCATCTATATACAGCTTAAGAACCGTGTGTCGGTGCCCAAAGGTAAAAATATCACACTGGGTGATATTGCTTTCTTGATTGCTGAGCCAGAGCTGAAGGAGTCGTTGGAATCTATTCTGCTAAAAGAGCCGGAGCAAAGTGACGGTAACCTGATTTTGATCGATCTGCTGATGGTTATTCCGCTCATCCATGAGCTTCTGCCGGATGCAGTGATAGAGCCGATCGGTGAAGGAAGGACGATTGTGCAGATTGAGGGGCCGATGGAGAGAAGGAAGCCTTCAGTAGCGATGTTTGTATTAGTGTGGCTGCTGTTATTCTTTGGATCTGCGCTGACAATCATGAATTTCCATGCAGATGTAAACATGCTGGAGGTACAAATCCGAATTGTGGAGATGATAACCGGACATCGTGATGAGCATCCGATTGTATTTCAGATTGCTTATTCTGTTGGAATCGGTTTTGGAATGGTCATTTTTTTCAACCATTTATTTAAGAAGAAGTGGAATGAGGAGCCTACACCGTTAGAAGTGGAAATGTACCTGTATCAGAAAAATATCGATCATTACGTCGTCAATGAGGAATACAGCAAAATGAGGCGCCGTGGAGAAAAACAACCGGAGAATATGGAGGACTGA
- a CDS encoding stage V sporulation protein AB codes for MTAPLSLGLNLLLGIAGGIAVGGGVIALFVVLDMVPRLAQLTSSYDKVHWYEGAMVCGSLVGTVSDFWNWKISSGPLVELGIGLFDGIFVGMLAAALTEVLNVLPILAKRLNMTHYLFGLLMAMVSGKVAGSLFDWFVYRQ; via the coding sequence ATGACAGCACCTTTATCTCTGGGACTGAATTTATTGCTGGGGATTGCGGGAGGAATCGCAGTTGGCGGCGGGGTGATCGCATTATTTGTTGTGCTCGATATGGTGCCTCGTCTGGCTCAATTAACCTCTTCCTACGATAAAGTTCACTGGTACGAAGGTGCGATGGTTTGCGGATCATTGGTAGGTACCGTAAGTGATTTTTGGAATTGGAAAATATCCTCAGGTCCTTTGGTTGAACTTGGTATAGGACTTTTTGACGGGATTTTTGTCGGGATGCTCGCTGCAGCATTGACCGAGGTATTAAATGTGCTGCCAATACTAGCGAAACGCTTGAATATGACACATTATCTGTTCGGGCTGTTAATGGCGATGGTGAGCGGGAAGGTCGCGGGTTCATTGTTCGACTGGTTTGTATACCGACAGTAA
- a CDS encoding spore germination protein, whose protein sequence is MEESQATRKSKPSKKQASQESTEQKGTSKLQKKRDSERSNSLKESVIYWQGTDEISPSLQDTKQTLTEVMGLGTSFDVTFRQMSFGGHKTALLCLSGFTNTDVTDDILKRLTYLTSENLSTGVLSSFMNEYVPHIQVEEGNSLSESIEKVLEGLSVLFVEGENKVIIMDTRAYPSRSPAEPSIDRVVRGARDGFTETLLSNISLVRRRVRDPGLKYELFRVGRRTQTDVCVAYIDDIVDKTQVKSVIDKINSIDIDGIPLADKQLEEAIIGGGWNPYPMVRYSERPDVVASNLLEGRVVVFVDTSPIVIVLPTTFFDLCQHAEENRQTPFMGTYLRWVRFIGIFASMFLLPLWMLLVIHPELKPAVLDFIGPQKTARIPLLAQFLIVELGVDLLRMAAVHTPTPLGSAMGLIAAILIGDIAVQSGLFVNEVVLYMAVASIGMFATPSYELGLANRIVRLVLLVAVAAFQVPGFMIGTTLLTIFLTTHRSYNSSYMWPFIPFNAKAMSEILLRKPVLSSKTRPSFNKTRDNTRMPPSQKND, encoded by the coding sequence GTGGAAGAATCCCAAGCGACGCGAAAGTCCAAACCATCTAAGAAGCAAGCGTCACAAGAGAGCACTGAGCAAAAGGGAACCAGTAAGCTGCAAAAGAAACGCGATAGCGAGCGCTCCAATTCTTTAAAGGAATCCGTCATTTACTGGCAAGGAACTGATGAAATCTCACCTTCCCTGCAAGATACGAAACAAACACTTACTGAGGTAATGGGGCTGGGAACAAGCTTTGATGTCACATTTAGACAGATGTCCTTTGGTGGACATAAGACAGCTCTACTCTGTTTAAGTGGATTTACCAACACAGATGTAACCGATGATATACTCAAACGTTTGACCTATCTCACATCTGAGAATCTGTCTACGGGTGTGCTGTCTAGCTTTATGAATGAATATGTCCCTCACATACAGGTGGAAGAGGGCAATTCATTAAGTGAAAGCATCGAAAAGGTACTAGAAGGTTTGAGCGTACTATTCGTCGAGGGTGAAAACAAGGTTATCATAATGGATACTCGTGCTTACCCTAGTCGAAGTCCTGCCGAGCCTTCGATTGATCGAGTGGTGCGCGGTGCGCGCGACGGTTTTACAGAGACTCTACTGAGCAATATCTCGCTTGTCAGAAGACGGGTTCGTGATCCGGGACTGAAATATGAGTTGTTTCGGGTTGGACGACGGACACAGACGGATGTCTGCGTGGCTTATATTGATGATATTGTTGATAAAACACAGGTTAAATCAGTGATCGACAAAATCAATAGCATTGATATCGATGGCATTCCTCTGGCAGATAAGCAATTAGAGGAAGCGATTATCGGTGGTGGATGGAATCCATATCCTATGGTGCGTTATTCTGAACGCCCTGACGTTGTTGCCTCCAATTTGTTGGAGGGACGTGTAGTAGTGTTTGTAGATACCTCACCCATTGTTATAGTTCTTCCGACTACGTTTTTTGATCTTTGTCAGCATGCAGAGGAGAATCGCCAGACTCCTTTTATGGGAACGTACTTGCGATGGGTTCGTTTCATCGGTATTTTTGCGTCGATGTTCCTGCTGCCGCTATGGATGCTGCTTGTCATTCATCCTGAACTAAAGCCAGCTGTGCTGGATTTTATTGGGCCTCAAAAGACCGCTAGAATTCCTTTACTCGCCCAGTTTCTTATTGTTGAGCTTGGGGTTGATTTACTGCGGATGGCTGCAGTACACACACCAACACCTTTAGGCTCAGCGATGGGCCTGATTGCAGCCATATTGATTGGTGATATAGCGGTACAGAGCGGTTTGTTTGTAAACGAGGTAGTTCTGTATATGGCTGTAGCTTCTATCGGTATGTTTGCAACTCCGAGTTATGAGCTGGGTCTGGCCAATCGAATAGTCAGGCTTGTGTTATTAGTAGCCGTTGCGGCATTCCAGGTGCCAGGATTTATGATTGGAACGACGCTACTTACGATTTTCCTGACGACCCATCGTTCCTATAACTCCTCATATATGTGGCCGTTTATACCTTTTAATGCAAAGGCAATGAGTGAAATTCTATTGCGTAAGCCGGTCTTAAGTTCGAAGACAAGGCCGTCTTTTAACAAAACTAGAGACAATACCAGAATGCCGCCTTCTCAAAAGAATGATTAA
- the lysA gene encoding diaminopimelate decarboxylase, which yields MFLHGTSRINDAGHLEIGGCDVTELKAEYGTPLYILDEQLVRQRCREYMDAFKASGLGFQVAYASKAFSVMAMVRLADEEGLSLDVVSDGELYTALQAGFPAERIHFHGNNKTSEEIEMAIDAGIGCFVVDNLVELNLLQSIAARKEVTVNILLRVTPGVEAHTHEYITTGQTDSKFGFDIGNGSAYEAVKAAASKKNLTLLGLHSHIGSQIFETDGFQLAVERVASFARSVKEGLDVDFRVVNLGGGFGIRYVEGDTPLHVSEYVAAITDAVKTHFAGIYNALPEIWVEPGRSIVGDAGTTLYTVGTNKDIPGVRKYVAVDGGMTDNPRPALYQSKYEAVLANRANEEATETVSIAGKCCESGDMLIWDVELPQAESGDLLAVACTGAYNYSMASNYNRLRRPALVFVQNGQSDLVVRRESYNDLIANDIVPERIAKQAAVAK from the coding sequence ATGTTTCTACACGGTACTAGCCGAATTAATGATGCTGGGCATCTGGAGATCGGCGGATGTGATGTAACTGAATTGAAAGCGGAATATGGAACCCCGCTATATATATTGGACGAGCAATTGGTTAGACAACGTTGCCGGGAATATATGGATGCTTTTAAAGCCTCTGGACTTGGTTTCCAAGTAGCTTACGCAAGCAAGGCGTTTTCAGTGATGGCAATGGTACGTTTGGCTGATGAGGAAGGCTTGTCGCTTGATGTTGTATCTGATGGCGAGCTTTATACAGCTTTGCAAGCTGGCTTTCCTGCTGAACGTATACATTTTCATGGCAACAATAAGACGTCCGAAGAGATCGAAATGGCGATTGATGCCGGGATTGGCTGCTTTGTAGTCGATAATCTGGTAGAGCTTAACCTTTTGCAGTCGATTGCTGCACGCAAGGAAGTTACGGTTAACATCTTACTACGTGTGACACCAGGTGTTGAAGCACATACGCATGAGTACATTACAACAGGTCAGACTGATTCCAAATTCGGTTTTGATATCGGTAATGGATCGGCTTATGAAGCAGTTAAAGCGGCAGCTAGCAAAAAGAACTTAACGCTGCTTGGCCTACATTCCCATATCGGTTCTCAAATTTTTGAAACAGATGGATTCCAGCTTGCTGTTGAACGTGTAGCGAGTTTTGCTCGTAGTGTTAAAGAAGGCTTGGATGTGGACTTCCGTGTAGTAAACCTAGGTGGAGGTTTCGGCATTCGTTATGTTGAGGGAGATACTCCGTTACATGTTTCTGAATATGTTGCGGCGATTACGGATGCAGTGAAGACTCATTTTGCTGGAATTTATAATGCTTTGCCTGAAATTTGGGTAGAACCGGGCCGTAGCATTGTTGGAGATGCAGGTACTACACTTTATACAGTAGGTACTAACAAGGATATTCCAGGCGTGCGTAAGTACGTTGCGGTAGATGGCGGAATGACCGATAATCCACGCCCTGCATTGTACCAGTCTAAATATGAGGCAGTACTTGCTAATCGTGCGAATGAAGAAGCTACAGAGACCGTCTCCATCGCTGGTAAATGCTGCGAGAGCGGAGACATGTTGATCTGGGATGTAGAGCTGCCACAGGCTGAAAGCGGCGATCTGTTGGCTGTAGCTTGCACAGGTGCTTACAATTACTCCATGGCGAGCAACTATAACCGGCTTCGTCGTCCAGCTTTAGTGTTCGTTCAGAACGGACAAAGCGATCTTGTAGTGCGTCGTGAAAGCTACAATGATCTTATTGCCAACGATATTGTTCCTGAGCGTATCGCTAAACAAGCCGCTGTTGCCAAGTAA
- a CDS encoding peptidylprolyl isomerase: protein MAKQAKITLENGGVVLIDLFDQDAPNTVANFEKLAKDGFYNGLTFHRVIPGFVAQGGCPNGTGSGGPGYTINCEINPNKHERGTLAMAHAGKNTGGSQFYICYAPQPHLDGVHTVFGKVVEGMELVDTFKGRDKMTSVEIIEA, encoded by the coding sequence ATGGCAAAGCAAGCGAAAATTACTCTTGAAAATGGCGGCGTTGTGCTGATTGACTTGTTCGATCAAGACGCACCAAACACTGTAGCTAACTTTGAAAAGCTAGCAAAAGATGGTTTCTACAATGGATTGACATTCCACCGTGTTATCCCTGGTTTTGTAGCTCAAGGCGGATGTCCTAACGGAACTGGATCTGGCGGTCCTGGGTACACAATCAACTGCGAGATCAACCCAAACAAACACGAGCGCGGAACACTTGCAATGGCTCATGCGGGTAAGAACACAGGCGGAAGCCAGTTCTACATCTGCTACGCACCGCAACCACACTTGGATGGAGTACACACTGTATTCGGTAAAGTAGTGGAAGGTATGGAGCTTGTTGATACTTTCAAAGGACGCGACAAAATGACTTCGGTAGAAATTATCGAAGCGTAA
- a CDS encoding TIGR02206 family membrane protein, whose protein sequence is MQLSSYFDRQRIEDFIMFSPSHWIALSIIALVCLLLYGFRFEIRTDVKLRQSVRLLLIMILVSSEAGLQIWYISQNVWRSSTSLPLELCGITLLLSVIMLITRSRTLYSFLYFAGIGGAFIALLTPNLVYPFPHFRFLLFFIAHGGIILASLYMTWIEGYKPTWKSLLFTMLGLNIVAACVWIANYILGSNYMFLSYKPSTYSVLDYFGPYPYYLLIEELFAFILFLLMYLIFFWVPERRNSRRKRVSQKKASLR, encoded by the coding sequence ATGCAACTTTCATCATATTTTGATCGACAGCGCATAGAGGATTTCATTATGTTCTCCCCTTCACATTGGATCGCTCTGTCCATCATCGCATTGGTGTGTCTACTGCTTTACGGCTTCAGGTTCGAAATTCGCACCGATGTAAAACTTCGGCAAAGTGTTCGCTTGCTGCTGATTATGATCCTTGTATCCTCAGAAGCGGGACTTCAAATATGGTACATCTCTCAGAACGTATGGCGATCCAGTACCTCACTACCGCTCGAACTATGCGGGATCACTTTACTACTATCCGTTATCATGCTGATTACACGCAGCCGAACACTATATTCCTTTCTCTATTTTGCTGGAATTGGTGGAGCATTCATTGCGTTACTTACACCTAATCTGGTCTATCCGTTCCCACATTTCCGATTTCTTCTGTTCTTCATAGCTCATGGTGGTATCATTCTCGCTTCTCTTTATATGACCTGGATTGAGGGCTATAAACCGACTTGGAAGTCACTCTTGTTCACCATGCTTGGCCTAAACATTGTGGCCGCTTGTGTCTGGATCGCCAATTACATCCTTGGATCTAACTACATGTTCCTGTCTTACAAGCCCAGCACTTATTCCGTATTAGATTATTTCGGACCTTATCCTTACTACCTGCTTATTGAAGAGTTGTTTGCCTTCATTCTGTTTCTGCTCATGTATTTGATATTCTTCTGGGTGCCAGAGCGGCGTAATTCGAGGCGCAAGCGAGTAAGCCAAAAAAAGGCCAGCCTCCGATAA